A region from the Pseudomonas cucumis genome encodes:
- a CDS encoding MOSC domain-containing protein, whose product MSPLQELIAEVPQQGRVRWIGVRPQSRSPMIELDAVEARLEAGLTGDHARPGVRNARQVTLIQWEHLAVINSLMGRPDDQPVQPQDLRRNIVVSGINLFSLKGRRFRIGQAIFETSGWCQPCARLENNLGPGTFQAVRGHGGITARVLQSGIIRLDDRVNVEPIPDSGYAPFNPG is encoded by the coding sequence GTGAGTCCATTGCAGGAGCTGATCGCCGAAGTACCGCAACAAGGCCGTGTGCGCTGGATCGGTGTGCGACCACAATCGCGCTCGCCGATGATCGAACTTGATGCCGTAGAAGCGCGGCTCGAGGCCGGGTTGACCGGTGATCATGCCCGGCCCGGTGTGCGCAATGCGCGGCAGGTGACGTTGATTCAGTGGGAACACCTGGCCGTCATCAATTCGCTGATGGGCCGCCCCGACGATCAACCGGTGCAACCTCAGGATCTGCGGCGCAATATCGTCGTCAGCGGCATCAACCTGTTCAGCCTCAAGGGCCGGCGTTTCAGGATCGGCCAGGCGATTTTTGAAACCAGCGGCTGGTGCCAACCCTGCGCACGTCTCGAAAACAACCTCGGCCCCGGGACCTTTCAGGCTGTTCGCGGACATGGCGGAATCACTGCCCGAGTGCTACAAAGTGGCATCATTCGCCTGGACGACAGGGTGAATGTCGAGCCGATTCCGGACAGCGGCTATGCTCCGTTCAACCCAGGATAA
- a CDS encoding DUF1780 domain-containing protein, translating to MDDSDYLRLLTIAAEQANTFLSNARKWERERWVCQRLLQGLNIPYRADEFAPAGEPPDVLFRDANFEVFFVLDEGRRLNDEWRDELQRRRSAFSLSQLVRREAKPRRIPANEFLLRLAPTLRKKAHNYKERGMDLGELDIIAFASLKREVLDLNSHFPPPTEYLRQGWRSLSLVGPTFARVLFAHPDAPDFLRSNLGRSIVFDVGISL from the coding sequence ATGGATGATTCAGATTATTTACGCCTGCTGACCATTGCGGCCGAGCAAGCCAACACGTTCCTGTCCAATGCCCGCAAATGGGAGCGTGAGCGTTGGGTTTGCCAGCGCCTGCTGCAAGGCCTGAACATACCCTATCGCGCCGACGAATTTGCCCCCGCCGGGGAGCCGCCGGACGTGTTGTTCCGCGACGCGAATTTCGAGGTATTTTTCGTGCTCGACGAAGGCCGGCGCCTCAACGACGAATGGCGCGACGAGCTGCAACGTCGACGCAGCGCGTTTTCCCTGAGCCAACTGGTGCGCCGCGAGGCCAAGCCCAGGCGCATCCCAGCCAATGAGTTTCTGCTGAGACTGGCGCCGACCTTGCGCAAAAAAGCCCACAACTATAAGGAACGCGGCATGGACCTGGGGGAGCTGGACATCATCGCCTTCGCCAGCCTCAAGCGCGAAGTACTGGACCTCAACAGCCACTTTCCACCGCCCACCGAGTACCTGCGTCAGGGCTGGCGCTCATTATCGCTGGTCGGCCCGACCTTCGCCCGAGTGTTATTCGCCCACCCGGATGCCCCGGATTTCTTGCGCAGCAATCTGGGGCGCAGCATCGTTTTCGATGTCGGAATCAGCCTGTGA
- a CDS encoding HvfA family oxazolone/thioamide-modified RiPP metallophore: protein MSRTTTLSKNTVGLLGAVLAGGMMLSGSVFASQPLTQGYLLASADQVVKTPEGKCGEGKCGDASMAKTDTDDDGKVSRAEFLKVAPKADFDKIDTNHDGQIDEQEAFDNVKANYEANGKKMPKGLFEHLKDNS from the coding sequence ATGTCCCGTACTACTACTCTCAGCAAAAACACCGTTGGCCTGCTTGGCGCCGTCCTGGCCGGAGGCATGATGTTGTCTGGTTCCGTATTCGCTTCGCAGCCGCTGACTCAGGGCTACCTGCTGGCCTCGGCCGACCAGGTCGTAAAGACGCCTGAAGGTAAATGTGGCGAAGGCAAGTGCGGCGATGCCTCGATGGCCAAAACCGATACTGATGATGACGGCAAAGTATCCCGCGCGGAATTTTTGAAAGTCGCACCCAAGGCTGACTTCGACAAGATCGACACCAACCATGACGGCCAAATCGACGAACAAGAGGCTTTCGATAATGTGAAAGCCAACTACGAAGCCAATGGCAAAAAAATGCCAAAGGGTTTGTTCGAGCACTTGAAAGACAATAGTTAA
- a CDS encoding DUF3094 domain-containing protein yields MTSRLNPDDQKHVEEYLHLSQHQVERRPFRPWMLLVVVLAVTIGLGLLSRLISYLTL; encoded by the coding sequence ATGACCAGCCGCCTGAACCCGGACGACCAGAAGCATGTCGAAGAGTACCTGCACCTGTCCCAGCACCAAGTCGAGCGCCGGCCTTTTCGGCCGTGGATGCTCCTGGTGGTGGTGTTGGCAGTGACCATTGGTTTAGGCCTGTTGAGCCGACTTATCAGTTACCTGACGCTATGA
- a CDS encoding NAD(P)/FAD-dependent oxidoreductase has product MTHRIVIVGGGAGGLELATRLGKTLGKRGTASVMLVDANLTHIWKPLLHEVAAGSLNSSEDELNYVAQAKWNHFEFQLGRMSGLDRAQKKIQLAATYDEAGLELVPAREVAYDSLVIAVGSTTNDFGTQGAAQHCLFLDTRKQAERFHQQLLNHYLRAHAGQTDKVEQISVAIVGAGATGVELAAELHNAAHELAAYGLDRIKPENMHITLIEAGPRVLPALPERIGGPVHKTLEKLGVNVMTNAAVSEVTADSLITADGKVINASLKVWAAGIRAPGFLKDIDGLETNRINQLQVLPTLQTTRDENIFAFGDCAACPQPGTDRNVPPRAQAAHQQASLLAKSLKLRIEGKSLPEYKYTDYGSLISLSRFSAVGNLMGNLTGSVMLEGWLARMFYVSLYRMHQMALYGAFRTAMLMLGSKIGRGTEPRLKLH; this is encoded by the coding sequence ATGACTCATCGTATTGTCATCGTTGGCGGCGGCGCCGGCGGTCTGGAGTTGGCTACCCGTCTGGGTAAAACTCTGGGTAAGCGCGGCACGGCCAGTGTGATGCTGGTCGACGCGAACCTGACCCACATCTGGAAACCGCTGTTGCACGAAGTGGCGGCAGGTTCCCTGAACTCTTCCGAAGACGAACTCAACTATGTTGCCCAGGCAAAATGGAACCACTTCGAGTTCCAGCTGGGGCGCATGAGCGGGCTCGATCGCGCACAGAAGAAGATCCAGCTGGCCGCCACCTACGACGAGGCCGGTCTGGAACTGGTGCCGGCGCGCGAAGTAGCTTACGACTCGCTGGTGATTGCCGTCGGCAGCACCACGAACGATTTCGGCACACAGGGCGCGGCGCAGCATTGCCTGTTCCTCGACACCCGCAAACAGGCCGAGCGCTTCCATCAGCAACTGCTCAATCACTACCTGCGCGCCCACGCCGGGCAGACCGACAAAGTCGAGCAAATTAGCGTAGCGATCGTCGGCGCCGGTGCCACCGGGGTCGAATTGGCAGCGGAACTGCATAACGCCGCCCACGAACTCGCGGCCTACGGCCTGGACCGAATCAAACCGGAAAACATGCACATCACCCTGATAGAAGCCGGACCACGGGTGCTGCCTGCCCTGCCGGAACGAATCGGCGGGCCTGTGCATAAGACCCTGGAGAAACTCGGGGTCAACGTGATGACCAATGCGGCGGTCAGCGAAGTGACGGCAGACAGCCTGATTACCGCCGACGGCAAAGTGATCAATGCGAGCCTGAAAGTCTGGGCCGCCGGGATTCGTGCCCCAGGTTTCCTCAAGGACATCGATGGCCTGGAAACCAACCGCATCAATCAACTGCAAGTGTTGCCAACACTGCAAACCACCCGCGACGAGAACATCTTCGCCTTCGGTGACTGCGCGGCCTGCCCACAACCGGGCACCGACCGCAATGTGCCGCCGCGCGCCCAGGCCGCGCACCAGCAAGCTTCGTTGCTGGCCAAATCGCTGAAACTGCGGATCGAAGGCAAATCCTTGCCGGAATACAAATACACCGATTACGGTTCGCTGATTTCGCTGTCGCGTTTTTCGGCTGTGGGTAACTTGATGGGCAACCTGACCGGCAGCGTGATGCTCGAGGGCTGGCTGGCACGGATGTTTTACGTGTCTCTGTATCGCATGCACCAGATGGCGCTGTATGGCGCATTCCGCACGGCGATGTTGATGCTGGGCAGCAAGATTGGGCGCGGGACTGAGCCGCGGTTGAAGCTGCATTAA
- a CDS encoding potassium channel family protein, translating to MLLNLLAGLPVMLFCLVLQAIFVTICLRQYVHFRHSKPPETQWLNILLLSMVMLLMLLSNFVQIAIWATLFMLLNEFDEFAIAMYHSAVNFATLGYGDIVMSPRWRLLGPLEAANGILMFGVSTSVMTAAVMDVIKHNMDRLQQRERP from the coding sequence ATGCTGTTGAATCTACTGGCCGGCCTTCCCGTGATGTTGTTCTGCCTGGTACTGCAAGCCATTTTCGTGACCATATGCCTGCGTCAATACGTGCATTTCAGGCATTCCAAACCGCCTGAAACGCAATGGCTGAATATCCTGTTGTTGTCGATGGTGATGCTGCTGATGTTACTGAGTAATTTCGTGCAGATCGCCATCTGGGCCACGCTGTTCATGCTGCTCAACGAATTCGACGAATTCGCCATCGCGATGTATCACTCGGCGGTCAACTTCGCCACGCTAGGCTACGGCGACATCGTCATGTCCCCTCGCTGGCGTCTGCTTGGCCCATTGGAGGCAGCCAACGGAATCCTGATGTTTGGTGTCTCCACCTCAGTGATGACCGCTGCGGTAATGGATGTCATAAAACACAACATGGACAGGCTACAGCAGCGTGAACGCCCATAG
- a CDS encoding FAD/FMN-containing dehydrogenase, translated as MKYWPVLLLSLLPLWAQALEVGERLAPWTLLDQFDQAFTLDNQTQTLLVARSMDAAKLVGAALQDQPKGYLEARHAVFVADIQRMPRLIAKMFAVPAMRDYPYRVMLDRDGRVAPRYPGSVDKVLWLQLKDGQLVGKHEYATAAQLREALEKALP; from the coding sequence TTGAAATATTGGCCGGTGTTATTGCTCAGTCTTCTGCCGCTTTGGGCCCAGGCGCTGGAGGTTGGCGAGCGCCTGGCGCCGTGGACCTTACTTGATCAGTTCGATCAGGCTTTCACGCTCGATAACCAGACTCAGACGCTGTTGGTGGCGCGCAGCATGGACGCCGCTAAACTGGTCGGCGCCGCTCTGCAAGACCAGCCCAAGGGCTACCTGGAGGCTCGGCACGCGGTATTTGTCGCGGACATCCAGCGCATGCCTCGACTGATCGCGAAGATGTTCGCAGTACCGGCCATGCGCGATTATCCCTATCGAGTGATGCTTGACCGTGATGGTCGCGTGGCGCCGCGCTACCCCGGGTCCGTGGATAAAGTGCTGTGGCTGCAGCTCAAGGACGGTCAATTGGTGGGGAAGCACGAATACGCCACGGCGGCACAATTGCGTGAGGCACTGGAAAAGGCGCTGCCATGA
- a CDS encoding AI-2E family transporter → MVPIPTLEKVFSRDLLDVLIRAGLVAVLVMFCFQIFSPFLDLMLWSVILAITLYPLQVRFKGKLGNKDGITATLIVLIVISILMVPVYLLGASLAESVGRVMTMVKTDSFHIPPPSATVASWPLVGEPLYNLWAQATTDLPHLAQKFIPQIKGVSLSLLSKLAGVSMGLLLFIVALIIAGIFLAYGESGHRSAVRIVTRFSGPINGPKIADLCTATIRAVALGVVGIAFIQMLLVGIGFVFMGVPGAGLLALAVLLLGIMQLPATLITLPVIVFVFMSEGASTATIVFAIYVFIAGLVDNVLKPLLLGRGVDVPMPVVLIGALGGMVTGGILGLFIGPVILAVGYQLFWEWVDQVQGPGPDNQGQT, encoded by the coding sequence ATGGTTCCCATACCCACTCTCGAAAAGGTTTTTTCCCGAGACCTGCTCGATGTACTGATTCGTGCCGGACTGGTTGCCGTCCTGGTGATGTTCTGCTTTCAGATATTCAGCCCGTTCCTGGATCTGATGCTGTGGTCGGTGATCCTGGCGATCACCCTCTACCCCTTGCAAGTCAGGTTCAAAGGCAAACTGGGAAACAAGGACGGGATCACCGCGACACTGATCGTATTGATCGTCATCAGTATTCTTATGGTGCCTGTCTATTTGTTGGGAGCCTCGCTTGCGGAATCCGTGGGAAGGGTCATGACCATGGTCAAAACCGACAGTTTCCATATTCCGCCACCGTCCGCCACGGTAGCCAGTTGGCCACTGGTGGGAGAACCTCTTTATAACTTATGGGCCCAAGCCACCACTGATCTGCCCCATCTGGCGCAGAAATTCATACCGCAGATCAAAGGCGTCAGCCTCTCCCTGCTGAGCAAGCTTGCGGGTGTCAGCATGGGGCTCCTTTTATTCATCGTCGCCCTGATCATTGCCGGTATTTTTTTAGCGTATGGAGAAAGCGGCCACCGCAGCGCGGTGCGAATCGTTACGCGCTTCAGCGGTCCGATCAACGGGCCGAAAATCGCCGACCTGTGCACCGCCACCATCCGGGCAGTGGCGTTGGGGGTGGTCGGCATCGCGTTCATTCAGATGCTGTTGGTGGGCATCGGCTTTGTGTTCATGGGCGTCCCCGGCGCCGGTCTTCTCGCCTTGGCGGTGCTGCTGCTTGGCATCATGCAATTACCGGCGACCCTGATTACCCTTCCAGTCATCGTCTTTGTTTTCATGAGCGAAGGGGCCAGTACGGCGACCATTGTGTTTGCCATTTATGTGTTCATCGCGGGCTTGGTCGATAACGTCCTCAAACCGCTGCTGCTGGGTCGCGGTGTCGATGTACCGATGCCGGTGGTGTTGATCGGGGCCTTGGGCGGCATGGTCACGGGCGGGATCCTCGGCCTGTTTATCGGCCCTGTGATACTCGCGGTCGGCTATCAGCTGTTCTGGGAATGGGTGGATCAAGTGCAAGGGCCCGGGCCCGACAATCAGGGACAGACCTGA